The proteins below come from a single Halomonas binhaiensis genomic window:
- the lnt gene encoding apolipoprotein N-acyltransferase, which yields MLERLFSGRASYAAAVIAGGLTTLASAPFSHWWLAPVAAALMYAGLSRQNGRQAFMRGWMYGLGLFGTGASWVYVSIHEYGYTSAPLAFFLTSLFVACMALFIAVPLGLYRRFCGQHFSVLTFAGTWVLMEWLRTWLFTGFPWLLLGTSQVNSPLASLAPIGGVYLLSLVIALSGALLVQACRGRWLALAPLVVAWLIPLVLPNHWTTAKGEPLKVSLLQGNLPQEIKWSAEGQREAVNTYLGLTTQLGVKGDRNGSTPDMVIWPEAALPMFEDQAEPVLARAQAALSPDTALITGILQRDENGNFYNAVVGMGNASGHYRKAHLVPFGEYLPLESLLRGAIAFFDLPMPAMTPERDDQPPIHAAGYTLGNAICYEIIYSDLVASRARQSDILLTVSNDSWFGDSLGPHQHLEMARLRALENGRYVIRGTSNGITAIIDDQGNILDQAPQFETARLDGQVQAMQGLTPFTRTGSWPVWLLAALLVLPGLIHRRSGSTAKTDSSAQTQSGYDKS from the coding sequence ATGCTGGAGCGTCTGTTCAGCGGCCGGGCCAGTTACGCCGCCGCCGTCATTGCCGGAGGCCTGACAACCCTGGCTTCTGCACCCTTTTCCCACTGGTGGCTGGCTCCTGTTGCTGCCGCCTTGATGTATGCCGGTCTCTCTCGCCAGAACGGCCGTCAGGCCTTCATGCGCGGCTGGATGTATGGCCTGGGGCTGTTCGGCACCGGGGCGTCCTGGGTATACGTCTCGATCCACGAGTACGGCTACACCAGTGCCCCCTTGGCCTTCTTCCTGACCAGCCTGTTCGTGGCCTGCATGGCATTGTTCATTGCTGTGCCCCTTGGCCTGTATCGGCGCTTCTGCGGTCAACATTTTAGCGTGCTCACCTTTGCCGGCACCTGGGTGCTGATGGAGTGGCTGCGTACCTGGCTGTTCACCGGCTTTCCCTGGCTGCTGCTTGGCACCAGCCAGGTGAACTCGCCTCTGGCCAGCCTGGCACCCATCGGTGGTGTCTACCTGCTTTCCCTGGTCATCGCCTTGAGCGGTGCCCTGCTCGTGCAAGCGTGTCGTGGCCGTTGGCTGGCTCTCGCCCCACTGGTCGTCGCGTGGTTGATTCCCTTGGTTCTGCCGAACCACTGGACCACCGCCAAGGGCGAGCCCCTCAAGGTCAGCCTGCTGCAAGGTAACCTGCCACAGGAAATCAAATGGAGTGCCGAGGGTCAGCGTGAGGCCGTCAATACCTATCTCGGCCTGACCACTCAGCTTGGCGTCAAGGGAGACAGGAACGGCAGCACTCCAGACATGGTGATATGGCCCGAAGCCGCCCTGCCCATGTTCGAGGATCAAGCTGAACCCGTACTGGCTCGTGCCCAGGCGGCACTGTCCCCGGATACAGCTCTGATCACGGGTATCCTGCAGCGTGACGAGAACGGTAATTTCTATAACGCCGTGGTAGGCATGGGTAACGCCAGCGGCCACTACCGCAAGGCCCACCTGGTGCCTTTCGGTGAATACCTGCCACTGGAGAGTCTGCTGCGCGGTGCCATTGCCTTCTTCGACCTGCCCATGCCGGCCATGACCCCGGAAAGAGACGATCAACCACCGATTCATGCGGCAGGCTACACCCTCGGCAATGCTATCTGTTACGAGATCATCTACTCCGACCTGGTGGCCAGCCGTGCTCGCCAGTCAGATATTCTGCTCACCGTGTCCAACGACAGCTGGTTCGGTGATTCCCTCGGCCCTCATCAACACCTCGAAATGGCCCGCCTGCGCGCACTGGAAAATGGTCGTTACGTCATTCGTGGCACCAGCAATGGCATCACCGCCATCATCGACGACCAGGGCAATATCCTCGATCAGGCCCCCCAGTTCGAAACTGCACGCCTCGACGGTCAGGTACAGGCCATGCAGGGACTGACACCTTTCACTCGCACCGGAAGTTGGCCAGTGTGGCTTCTTGCCGCTCTTCTGGTGCTACCTGGATTGATCCATCGTCGCTCTGGCAGTACTGCCAAGACCGATTCATCAGCGCAAACTCAGTCTGGATACGACAAGTCCTGA
- a CDS encoding HlyC/CorC family transporter, whose amino-acid sequence MSEDRSSSQGSRSWLEKLFSALSSDSDEPSSRAELRDFLREAATRLKLEQDSLTIIEGALNISDQQVREVLIPRSQVTAIEIDQPLEDYLPIILETAHSRYPVIGENLDEVKGILLVKDLLPLLHSKDNVLPFKLEEVLRPAMFVPESKRLNSLLKEFRDTRNHMAIVVDEYGGTAGIITIEDILEEIVGDIEDEHDIDEEVDIRDLGDNRYAVRALTPIEDFNERFNTHFPDDEFDTLGGLVMQRFGHLPSRGEHATIGNWRFTVLNADNRRIRLLEMEPAAPADDE is encoded by the coding sequence ATGAGCGAAGACCGATCGAGTAGCCAGGGCAGCAGGTCCTGGCTCGAAAAACTCTTCAGCGCCCTTTCCAGCGACAGTGATGAACCCAGCTCGCGTGCTGAGCTCCGTGACTTCCTGCGCGAGGCTGCCACCCGGCTGAAGCTCGAACAGGATTCCCTGACCATCATAGAGGGCGCGCTCAACATCAGCGATCAGCAGGTCCGAGAAGTCCTGATCCCACGCTCCCAGGTCACCGCCATCGAAATCGACCAGCCTCTGGAAGACTATCTTCCGATCATCCTGGAAACGGCACATTCTCGTTATCCGGTCATTGGCGAAAACCTGGATGAAGTCAAAGGCATCCTGCTGGTCAAGGACCTCCTTCCGCTGCTCCACAGCAAAGACAACGTTCTCCCTTTCAAGCTCGAAGAAGTCCTGCGCCCGGCCATGTTCGTGCCGGAATCCAAGCGCCTCAACAGTCTGCTCAAGGAATTCCGCGATACTCGCAATCACATGGCCATTGTGGTGGATGAGTACGGCGGCACCGCAGGCATCATTACCATTGAAGACATCCTCGAAGAAATCGTTGGCGACATTGAAGATGAGCACGATATCGATGAGGAAGTGGATATCCGTGACCTGGGCGACAATCGCTATGCCGTCCGCGCCCTGACTCCCATCGAGGATTTCAACGAGCGCTTCAACACTCACTTTCCCGACGATGAGTTTGACACCCTCGGCGGCCTGGTCATGCAGCGTTTCGGCCATCTGCCCAGCCGAGGCGAACACGCCACCATCGGCAACTGGCGCTTTACTGTGCTCAACGCCGATAATCGTCGCATTCGTCTGCTGGAGATGGAGCCTGCGGCTCCCGCTGACGACGAATGA
- the ybeY gene encoding rRNA maturation RNase YbeY, which produces MSATVDRQVAIAATDLPNQASLERWVNAVLTRHPNQQNTELTIRFVDNDESQSLNRDYRGKDKPTNVLSFPFEAPEGLELPLLGDLIICHPVVALEATEQDKTLTQHYAHMVIHGTLHLLGYDHIEDDEAEHMEGLEREILAGLGIADPYASEDERTNA; this is translated from the coding sequence GTGAGTGCGACTGTCGACCGCCAGGTCGCCATTGCTGCGACCGATTTGCCGAATCAGGCTAGCCTGGAGCGTTGGGTCAATGCTGTGCTCACCCGACACCCGAATCAGCAGAATACGGAACTTACGATACGTTTCGTGGACAATGATGAGAGCCAGAGCCTGAACCGCGACTATCGCGGCAAGGACAAGCCAACCAATGTGCTGTCATTCCCCTTTGAAGCACCTGAAGGCCTGGAACTGCCACTGCTCGGTGATCTGATCATCTGTCATCCAGTCGTTGCCCTGGAAGCCACTGAACAAGACAAGACCCTGACGCAGCACTACGCTCATATGGTAATACATGGCACCCTGCACCTGCTGGGGTATGACCATATCGAGGACGACGAGGCCGAGCACATGGAAGGCCTTGAACGAGAGATCCTGGCCGGCTTAGGTATCGCCGACCCCTATGCAAGTGAGGACGAGAGAACCAACGCATGA
- a CDS encoding PhoH family protein, which yields MSQPSSQANRIITLNLEPNEPRRLANLCGQRDEHLKLIEERLGVTLRNRGNIFQLAGPTSQVKAAANVVEQLYREAEAAELTPDSVHLFLQEAGLESLEEDDGNETAGEVLIRTPRLVVKPRGFNQQGYVANIRQYDINFGIGPAGTGKTYLAVAAAVEALNQQQVRRILLVRPAVEAGEKLGFLPGDLAQKIDPYLRPLYDALYEMIGFEQVGKLIERQVIEIAPLAYMRGRTLNDSFIILDESQNTTREQMKMFLTRIGFGSTAVITGDVTQVDLPRGQHSGLIQVLDVLKGTSGIGVTHFASKDVVRHPLVQRIIEAYEQFEADQEVEERAQREIREQQRAAAAQEKRNGRQEQASDSSREASS from the coding sequence TTGAGCCAGCCATCTTCCCAGGCCAATCGCATCATCACGCTCAATCTCGAACCCAACGAGCCACGCCGCTTGGCCAACCTCTGTGGTCAGCGTGACGAACATCTCAAGCTGATCGAAGAACGACTCGGCGTGACCCTGAGAAACCGCGGCAACATCTTCCAGCTCGCCGGTCCCACCTCCCAGGTCAAGGCCGCTGCCAACGTGGTCGAGCAGCTATATCGCGAAGCTGAAGCCGCTGAGCTGACGCCAGATAGCGTACACCTGTTCCTGCAGGAAGCCGGGCTTGAGTCTCTGGAAGAGGATGATGGCAACGAGACTGCCGGCGAGGTACTGATTCGTACTCCACGCTTGGTAGTCAAGCCTCGCGGGTTCAACCAGCAAGGTTATGTCGCCAATATCCGCCAATACGATATCAACTTCGGTATCGGCCCCGCGGGTACCGGCAAGACTTACCTGGCCGTGGCTGCCGCAGTAGAAGCGCTCAACCAGCAGCAGGTGCGTCGCATTCTTCTGGTACGCCCGGCAGTGGAAGCCGGTGAGAAACTAGGTTTCCTGCCCGGTGACCTGGCACAGAAGATCGACCCTTATCTGCGACCGCTGTACGACGCCCTTTATGAAATGATCGGCTTCGAGCAGGTCGGCAAGCTGATCGAACGCCAGGTGATCGAGATCGCCCCGCTGGCCTACATGCGCGGGCGAACGCTCAACGACTCCTTCATTATTCTCGACGAGAGCCAGAACACCACGCGCGAGCAAATGAAGATGTTCCTGACCCGTATCGGCTTCGGTTCCACGGCCGTGATCACCGGTGACGTCACCCAGGTGGACTTGCCTCGTGGACAGCACTCAGGGCTGATCCAGGTGCTCGACGTACTCAAGGGTACTTCCGGAATCGGGGTCACTCACTTTGCTTCCAAGGATGTGGTGCGCCACCCATTGGTTCAGCGCATCATCGAAGCCTACGAGCAGTTCGAAGCTGACCAGGAAGTCGAGGAGCGTGCCCAGCGCGAGATTCGGGAACAGCAGCGTGCCGCTGCGGCCCAAGAGAAGCGAAACGGGCGTCAGGAACAGGCCAGCGACTCATCCAGGGAAGCATCGTCGTGA
- the miaB gene encoding tRNA (N6-isopentenyl adenosine(37)-C2)-methylthiotransferase MiaB has translation MTKKLFIKTHGCQMNEYDSARMADLLGESHQMELTDNEQDADVILLNTCSIREKAQEKVFHQLGRWKKLKEANPDLVIGVGGCVASQEGEAIRKRAPHVDMVFGPQTLHRVPSMLDASRDNQISVVDVTFPEIEKFDHLPKPSSDGATAFVSVMEGCSKYCTFCVVPYTRGEEVSRPFEAVMDEVFHLADQGVREINLLGQNVNAYCGINEDGDELDLAELIACIATVDGIDRIRFTTSHPVEFSDSLIEAYGEIPELVSHLHLPVQAGSDRILAAMKRGHTVEEYVDKMERIRALRPDISFSSDFIIGFPGETEEDFLSTMDLIHRIGFDASFSFVYSARPGTPAASLPDDTPEEIKKQRLAILQERINQQAMQISRRMVGTTQRILVTGFSSKDPGQLSGRTENNRVVNFRAANPTELIGYFVDVEITEALPNSLRGELASAERF, from the coding sequence ATGACGAAGAAACTATTCATCAAGACCCACGGCTGCCAGATGAACGAGTATGACTCCGCACGCATGGCGGATCTGCTCGGTGAATCTCATCAGATGGAGCTGACTGACAACGAACAGGATGCGGATGTCATTCTGCTCAACACCTGCTCTATCCGTGAAAAGGCCCAGGAAAAGGTATTCCATCAGCTCGGCCGCTGGAAAAAGCTCAAGGAAGCCAACCCCGACCTGGTGATTGGCGTGGGGGGGTGTGTGGCCAGCCAGGAAGGCGAGGCCATCCGCAAGCGGGCACCGCATGTGGACATGGTCTTCGGTCCTCAGACGCTGCACCGCGTGCCTTCCATGCTTGATGCCAGCCGTGACAACCAGATATCCGTGGTCGATGTCACCTTCCCGGAAATCGAGAAGTTCGATCACCTGCCCAAGCCAAGTTCCGATGGCGCAACAGCCTTCGTCTCGGTCATGGAAGGTTGCTCCAAGTATTGCACCTTCTGCGTTGTTCCCTATACCCGTGGTGAAGAGGTATCGCGCCCCTTCGAGGCCGTGATGGACGAGGTCTTCCACCTGGCCGACCAGGGCGTACGCGAGATCAACTTGCTGGGTCAGAACGTCAACGCCTATTGCGGTATCAATGAAGATGGCGATGAACTCGATCTGGCGGAACTGATTGCCTGCATTGCCACAGTGGATGGCATCGATCGCATCCGCTTCACCACTTCGCACCCCGTGGAGTTCAGCGATAGTCTGATTGAAGCCTATGGCGAGATTCCCGAGTTGGTCAGTCACCTGCACCTGCCGGTACAGGCCGGCTCCGACCGAATCCTGGCAGCGATGAAGCGTGGCCATACGGTCGAGGAGTATGTCGACAAGATGGAACGTATCCGCGCCCTGCGTCCGGACATCAGCTTTTCCTCCGACTTCATCATCGGCTTCCCGGGGGAAACGGAAGAAGACTTCCTGTCCACCATGGACCTGATCCATCGTATTGGCTTCGATGCTTCCTTCAGCTTCGTTTATTCCGCCCGCCCGGGAACTCCGGCAGCAAGTTTGCCGGACGATACTCCGGAGGAAATAAAGAAGCAGCGTCTGGCTATACTGCAGGAACGCATCAACCAGCAAGCCATGCAGATCAGCCGTCGCATGGTCGGTACCACTCAGCGTATTCTGGTCACTGGTTTCTCATCCAAGGATCCAGGGCAGCTGTCCGGCCGTACCGAAAACAACCGAGTGGTCAACTTCCGGGCGGCCAATCCGACCGAGCTGATCGGTTACTTCGTTGATGTGGAGATTACCGAGGCATTGCCCAACTCCTTGCGCGGAGAACTTGCCTCTGCTGAGCGTTTCTGA
- a CDS encoding TIGR04211 family SH3 domain-containing protein: MKTILKTLTLGTVLSAMAMPVVAQQDDTSRWVSDELSTFVRSGPTDRYRIVGTLTAGQPVTLLSTNGEYSEVRSESGDVVWVQSKELQEEPSAQDQLPELQDRVKALTSELDGINDTWEKRTSAMRDNLAVREQRINELEARNQELESANAAIGQANRKLEARLDTQKEDLLMRYFMYGGGVAGAGLVVGLLVPHLPRRRRKRDRWF; this comes from the coding sequence ATGAAAACGATTCTCAAGACTTTGACACTGGGTACAGTGCTCTCCGCCATGGCCATGCCGGTGGTGGCTCAACAGGACGATACCAGCCGTTGGGTGTCGGATGAACTGTCTACCTTTGTGCGCAGTGGGCCGACCGACCGTTATCGCATTGTGGGCACGTTGACAGCCGGACAACCGGTGACGCTGCTTTCTACCAATGGCGAATATTCCGAAGTGCGTAGCGAAAGCGGCGATGTGGTCTGGGTACAGAGCAAGGAACTGCAAGAGGAGCCCAGCGCCCAGGACCAGCTTCCTGAGCTGCAGGACAGGGTCAAGGCACTGACCAGCGAGCTCGATGGCATCAATGACACCTGGGAAAAACGCACCAGCGCCATGCGTGACAATCTGGCGGTGCGTGAACAGCGTATCAATGAGCTGGAGGCACGAAACCAGGAGCTGGAAAGCGCCAATGCTGCCATTGGCCAGGCCAATCGGAAGCTCGAGGCTCGTCTTGATACTCAGAAAGAAGACTTGCTGATGCGCTACTTCATGTATGGCGGCGGTGTCGCTGGAGCCGGGTTGGTGGTTGGCCTGCTGGTGCCTCATCTGCCACGGCGTCGTCGCAAGCGCGATCGCTGGTTCTGA
- a CDS encoding thiopurine S-methyltransferase: protein MQEDWLKRWEEGRIGFHRDSVHPTLVRHWPTLGVAPGSKVLVPMCGKSLDMRWLAEKQHPVLGIELSMLALEQFVSEGSGDVARYQHTGFSVMRQGNIELWCGDFFHFHIQQAAEVGAFYDRAALIALPEATRQRYAFHMAQLVPPGTPGLLISLARPEPHGPPFNVTSDEVQRLFAPNFTITHLGDGEVEPNGFQESAWALVRRGPIES, encoded by the coding sequence ATGCAGGAAGACTGGCTCAAGCGCTGGGAAGAAGGCCGCATCGGTTTTCATCGCGATAGTGTCCATCCAACCTTGGTGCGGCATTGGCCGACGTTGGGTGTTGCACCTGGCTCCAAGGTGCTGGTGCCGATGTGTGGCAAGAGCCTGGATATGCGTTGGCTTGCTGAGAAACAGCACCCGGTTCTTGGCATCGAGCTTTCGATGCTGGCGCTGGAGCAGTTTGTATCGGAGGGCTCAGGAGATGTGGCGCGCTATCAACATACGGGTTTCTCGGTCATGCGCCAGGGAAACATCGAATTGTGGTGCGGTGACTTTTTTCACTTCCACATCCAACAGGCTGCAGAGGTTGGTGCCTTCTATGACCGTGCGGCCCTGATTGCGTTGCCCGAGGCAACGCGTCAGCGTTATGCCTTTCACATGGCTCAGCTGGTACCGCCGGGAACGCCAGGGTTGTTGATCAGCCTGGCTCGTCCTGAACCTCATGGACCTCCTTTCAATGTAACGTCCGATGAAGTGCAGCGCCTGTTCGCGCCTAACTTCACCATCACGCATCTGGGAGATGGTGAAGTCGAGCCTAATGGCTTTCAGGAAAGTGCATGGGCCCTGGTGCGTCGAGGGCCCATCGAATCATGA
- a CDS encoding YajG family lipoprotein: MLRRMYLTASALAAALLLSACAAPQSLLPEPKRSIPVATAGQGQQVSVIAVDGRSSDVLGTRSGVANSTAEIRVNAHEIVPQLQAEAERAVHDMGFTPTAAPVEGAPSLTLTLKELNYLRGASQVVLPEAQLKGVIEVQAQNGGETYTGKYTSLRNQSYAVAPNKAANTSMVTELLSDALNRAFSDPALGQMLGK; encoded by the coding sequence ATGCTTCGTCGCATGTACCTGACTGCTTCAGCATTGGCAGCCGCACTCTTGCTTAGTGCCTGCGCAGCCCCTCAGAGCTTGCTTCCCGAACCTAAGCGCAGCATTCCTGTCGCTACTGCCGGTCAAGGGCAGCAGGTGTCAGTCATTGCAGTGGATGGTCGCTCCTCCGATGTCCTTGGAACCCGCAGTGGTGTAGCCAATTCCACTGCTGAAATCCGGGTCAATGCACACGAGATCGTGCCCCAGCTACAGGCTGAAGCCGAGCGCGCGGTACATGACATGGGCTTCACTCCAACGGCCGCCCCGGTCGAGGGCGCCCCTTCCCTGACCTTGACGCTGAAGGAACTGAATTACCTGCGCGGCGCCAGCCAGGTCGTACTGCCAGAAGCCCAATTGAAGGGGGTCATCGAAGTGCAGGCTCAGAATGGTGGAGAAACCTATACAGGCAAATATACTTCACTGCGCAATCAGAGCTATGCCGTCGCGCCTAACAAGGCTGCCAATACCAGCATGGTCACAGAGCTGCTCTCCGATGCTCTCAACCGCGCCTTCTCCGATCCAGCCCTGGGTCAGATGCTGGGCAAGTGA
- a CDS encoding sulfate/molybdate ABC transporter ATP-binding protein, translating into MSIRLENIQKHFGRSQALTSTSLHIDNGELIGLLGPSGSGKTTLLRIIAGLESPDAEAGPRILFGERDVTRVHVRDRRIGFVFQHYALFRHMSVFDNVAFGLTVLPRRSRPSSDEIRAQVYRLLEMVQLEHLAARYPAQLSGGQQQRVSLARALALKPEVLLLDEPFGALDAKVRQDLRRWLRHLHDELGFTSVFVTHDQEEALELSDRVVVMSNGRIEQVDTPDQLYRNPANRFVFEFLGDVNHMEGEVREGVLTCGDAKLHVELPEGRQQLLFRPHEVTLSSSADDIAHLPAIVTSVVPVGAEIRVELTAEWMDQPWLATVRHQEASALGLARGKKVYARPLSWHHYPQSTSASAQGTAQPA; encoded by the coding sequence ATGAGCATTCGCCTCGAAAATATTCAGAAGCACTTCGGACGCTCTCAGGCACTGACATCGACCAGCCTGCATATCGACAATGGCGAATTGATCGGTCTGCTGGGACCTTCAGGTTCGGGCAAGACGACCCTGTTACGCATCATCGCCGGTCTGGAGAGTCCGGATGCCGAGGCTGGCCCCCGCATTCTGTTCGGAGAACGTGATGTGACTCGGGTCCATGTCCGCGATCGTCGCATCGGCTTCGTGTTCCAGCATTACGCCCTGTTCCGTCACATGAGCGTGTTCGACAACGTGGCCTTTGGTCTGACCGTTCTGCCACGCCGCTCTCGACCAAGCAGTGACGAGATCCGTGCCCAGGTATATCGATTGCTGGAAATGGTCCAGCTCGAGCACCTTGCCGCCCGCTATCCCGCACAGCTCTCCGGCGGACAGCAGCAACGTGTGTCTCTGGCCCGCGCACTGGCACTCAAGCCCGAAGTCCTGCTGCTTGACGAGCCCTTCGGTGCCCTGGATGCCAAGGTGCGCCAGGACTTGCGCCGCTGGCTACGCCATCTGCACGACGAGTTGGGCTTTACCAGCGTATTCGTCACCCATGACCAGGAAGAGGCTCTGGAACTATCCGACCGAGTTGTGGTGATGAGCAATGGCCGCATCGAGCAAGTCGACACACCAGACCAGCTATATCGCAACCCGGCCAATCGATTTGTCTTCGAGTTCCTGGGTGATGTCAACCATATGGAAGGCGAAGTACGTGAAGGCGTGCTGACCTGCGGCGATGCCAAGTTGCATGTGGAGCTGCCAGAAGGCCGTCAGCAACTCCTGTTTCGTCCACATGAAGTCACTCTGTCCTCCAGCGCCGACGATATTGCCCACCTACCTGCCATTGTTACGTCAGTGGTACCGGTAGGGGCTGAAATACGTGTTGAACTCACGGCAGAATGGATGGACCAGCCTTGGCTGGCCACCGTGCGACATCAGGAAGCCAGCGCCCTCGGCCTGGCCAGAGGCAAGAAGGTCTATGCCCGCCCCTTGAGCTGGCATCATTATCCACAGAGCACAAGCGCCTCAGCGCAAGGAACTGCACAGCCAGCCTGA
- the cysW gene encoding sulfate ABC transporter permease subunit CysW, which yields MQRIGDARWVRYSLISAAVAFSALFLLLPLVAIFAQAFASGWSTFIANVTEHYTLAAIGLTVLVTILTIPVNLVFGVALAWLVTRFAFPGRRLLQTLIDIPFAISPVVAGLVYLMLYGRNGWIGGWLDSHDIQLMFAWPGILMVTIFVTSPFVARELIPLMQAQGSREEEAAVTLGAKGYTLFRRVTLPNIRWALLYGVILTNARAVGEFGAVSVVSGAIRGETNTLPLHVQLLYQDYNTVGAFASAALLALIALFTLAAKALLEWRVSRREVAA from the coding sequence ATGCAACGTATCGGAGATGCCCGCTGGGTTCGCTACAGCCTGATCAGCGCTGCCGTGGCGTTCTCGGCGCTATTTCTGCTCTTGCCTCTGGTGGCGATCTTTGCCCAGGCCTTTGCCAGCGGATGGAGTACTTTCATTGCCAATGTCACCGAGCACTATACTCTCGCCGCCATTGGCCTGACCGTATTGGTGACGATACTGACCATTCCGGTCAATCTGGTGTTTGGCGTGGCACTGGCCTGGCTCGTGACCCGTTTCGCCTTCCCCGGACGCCGTCTGCTGCAGACCCTGATCGATATTCCCTTTGCCATTTCCCCCGTGGTGGCTGGGCTTGTCTACCTGATGCTCTACGGGCGCAATGGCTGGATCGGCGGTTGGCTTGATAGCCATGACATACAGCTGATGTTCGCATGGCCGGGTATCTTGATGGTGACCATTTTCGTGACCAGTCCCTTTGTCGCCCGGGAACTGATCCCGCTGATGCAGGCCCAGGGCTCCCGGGAAGAAGAGGCAGCCGTCACTCTTGGTGCCAAGGGATATACCCTGTTCCGCCGCGTCACCCTGCCTAACATCCGCTGGGCACTGCTGTATGGGGTGATCCTGACCAACGCACGTGCGGTCGGCGAGTTTGGTGCGGTTTCTGTCGTATCCGGCGCCATCCGCGGCGAAACCAATACACTGCCATTGCACGTACAGCTGCTTTATCAGGACTACAACACCGTCGGCGCCTTTGCCAGCGCCGCCCTGCTTGCACTGATCGCCCTGTTCACTCTGGCCGCCAAGGCCCTGCTCGAATGGCGCGTATCGCGCCGGGAGGTTGCCGCATGA